Within Desulfobotulus mexicanus, the genomic segment GACGCAGGGTAGAATAATTATCCCCTGTAACCAGCTGATCTCCGTAGAGGTCAGTCCAGTAATACAAAGCCCGTTCCCCGAAAAAGCCCTTATYCGAGTTCTGCATTTCCATATCAATCCACCTGCCGTCAGAAGATTTTGCCTTGATATCCAGTATGGTTTCTTTGGCATTGAGGATGGTCTGGATGTTGAAAGGGTTTTTAATCACAAGGTCTGTGATCAGAGGGAATCCTGAGTTCTTCATAACGGCATTGATGAAATCAATGAGAATGGGCTTATGCTCTTCCTTGCCGAAGAGAAACTTGATGAAAATATCCGATGTGGGTTTTACATAAAAATCCGTGAGCATCTGGCTCAAGGGGGCCTCCATGCAGGGTGGTAAAGTGTCTTATGGCAGGAAGGACCATAGTCTGAAAAAGGGGCAGTGGGAAGTGGGAAGTAGGAAGGGGGGCAGCCAGCACAGGGCAGGCACAAAGAACCTGCCCCCTGCAAGAGCTGAAAACGCATGGTGCTGGTGGAATATGAAACGACCTTTATTTTATTTGGAATCAATGCCCATGGCTTTGCTCAGCAAGTTTTTTAGCATTTTTCTGGATTACCGGAATAAAGGATCTCAGTGCATCATTAATGGCCTTTGAATCAGAAAAATACTCTGCCACATCAGGATCAATGACTATCACATTYGACCCTGCCGTGTATTTTTCAGCATATTTCCCACGGGCTCCMTGACTGAAATCATATTCATCAAGCATTTTTTGATCATCCTTCTTTTGACTCATAAACCCCCCTCTCTTTTTTAGTAGCTTTTCTTGCACTGATTATTCTGATGCTGCTATCTCTCTCAATATGAACAACAACCAGAATCCTGTCTTTATAGGATTTTCCTATCAAGACAAACCTTTGCTCAAATTCTGAATGCAAGGGATCTTC encodes:
- a CDS encoding BrnT family toxin; the encoded protein is MLNFEWHLEKAGKNIKKHNVTFEEASTAFGDPFSLTIEDPLHSEFEQRFVLIGKSYKDRILVVVHIERDSSIRIISARKATKKERGVYESKEG